TAAATTTGCTAATTCCTATATACAATTTATTTAAGTATTGCCATTTTACGTTAATAGTTAGTAGAGCAGAAAAACCCAGCAGCTTCTCGAGGTCCTAGACATAAAAAATCACCTAGTCGTTGAGGCCGCGGCCATTTCAAGCCAGTTTGTAGCCATTTTACCCTTGCAGGTTTACGCTATTAATTGTGAGATACCAAACGTACCATGTCCTGCTAACGAGCCGTCCTTTTCCCGCGTGCAGCATGCAGATTGGGCTGTTGCATAAAACCGCAATTTCCTACAATGGCGCTAACAGAGAGTGCGTGTTTGCTCGGGACTAACTTCCCGAAAACTATTTTTATCGTACACAGCGAGACACAGCAAAATATATGTGGGTAGTTGGGCCAGGCGTTTTCTACGATGACGCAACGAAAGTGTACCCAAGATGCATGGTATTTCCCCGTGCATTACGCCAGTGAGTATGTTCACCGAGATAACAGAAAACGATAAACATGGAATATAATAAACGGAAATTGAGGAACGCCCATACCGTGACCTCGTTTTTCTTAGTTCAGCAACTATATAAACAAACGAAGTTGTACTCTTCTTTGTACGATAAGAACACAGACATCCTCCGTCTCAACATTAGAAAAATGCATCGTCCACTCGTAATGGTAATTTAAAACTATGCGAAGCTTGTGTATAGACAAAGCCGTTAACATTTTTCACCATTTCCAAAAACCGCCAACGTTTCCGGTTCCGGGTAGCTTCTGTTAGTGACACTGATGGCTGTTTACACCGTGGCTGAACGTAAGTACACAGGATTCCATGTGAGAACTTGAACCATTTGTCACTGTCAACGATAATTTAGTtggaatattttgtttttaaatacttGAGCTAATTTGCTGACGTTGTGTGATGTTCAAGGAAAACCGTTTGATCGCTTCGTGTGGTCCTTACTTATTAATAATGCTGCTAATTTAAATTACGTGATTGAATAACACAGTGTTAGGGAGGTGCCCAGGTTCGTGCAGATATGAGTGCCCGGAACGAACGCCGGAAAACGAGCCTTGCGCACTTTGCCAATGTGGCAAACCTTACGGACCACTGTGCTGTTTGtaaaacgttttttgtttatcaacAGCAGAATTCCCTAGCGCTTTTATTACGTTCTGATGATCTTTAATTTGTAGTGACATCAGATtcatgtattatttttttgtgtttcaataATTCTGAACTGGCAGAAGTTCCtccatttttatatttatttaccgttgtaattgaataaaagaattacaaATATTCACGCCGAGATATACAAACATGACACGAAtacttaaattaacaatgaaACAATAAATCTGCCAGCCTTTGGTGATCGAGGAAGACAATGACCTTAACGTCAGTTTTCAGTTGTACAAGCCAATGGAACGTCTAGATGCTTCTTAGCCTAAGAAACCGAATCCTCCATGATGTCCATCGAACCCATGGTGATGTCCATCAAAACCGCCATGATGGTGTCCCCCAAAACCACCGTGATGGTGTCCACCGAAACCGCCGTGATGGTGTCCGCCGAAACCGCCGTGATGTCCAATGAATCCatcgtgatgatgatgatgatgatgatgtccgCCACCCAACAAGCTTCCAACAATCCCTAAAATATTACGACGCTCTCGCCGGCCCTCGGCCATTGCAAACAAGGCCATCGCCAAAACAACGATCAAGCTAACAACGATCTAAAGATAAATCAAATATTATTTAACACACTAAACACGACACGATTAAATACTTCTTACCAAACTACGGCTCATTTTTATAGCTTGTGTGGAGTTGGGACTGGAGAATTGATACTGTTGCTGGAAAGCTGCAAGAACTGCAATAATAACAAGACTATTTGGCTTCTATTTATATGAACATTCAGGTCTGGTA
The nucleotide sequence above comes from Daphnia carinata strain CSIRO-1 chromosome 3, CSIRO_AGI_Dcar_HiC_V3, whole genome shotgun sequence. Encoded proteins:
- the LOC130692964 gene encoding histidine-rich glycoprotein-like, coding for MSRSLIVVSLIVVLAMALFAMAEGRRERRNILGIVGSLLGGGHHHHHHHHDGFIGHHGGFGGHHHGGFGGHHHGGFGGHHHGGFDGHHHGFDGHHGGFGFLG